One Onthophagus taurus isolate NC chromosome 11, IU_Otau_3.0, whole genome shotgun sequence genomic window carries:
- the LOC111423574 gene encoding hypoxia up-regulated protein 1: MKLISLLVFVISVHYAIGLAVMSIDFGSEWMKIGIVSPGVPMEIALNKESKRKTPTVISFRDNVRTFGEDAQTVGIRFPKNSYQYLLELLGKSIDHPIVKKYQERFPYYEIVPDEERGTIKFKHDEETFYTPEELIAQLLFKAKEFAEQSAHQKIKECVITVPGYFNQVERKALLQAAKFADLKVLQLINDYMAVALNYGIFRAKDFNETAQYIMFYDMGAFSTTSTIVSLQNVKSKERGYVETHPQISVIGVGFDRTLGGLEIQIRLRDYLAKKFNEMKKTKNDVFKNPRSMAKLFKEAGRVKNVLSANNDHYAQVEGLLDEQDFRVQVTREDLENLLPDFFDRVKIPVEQALKTAGFSMDVISQVVLVGAGTRVPKVQEILREFVGQDLAKNLNTDEAAAMGAVYKAADLSSGFQVKKFITKDAVLFPVQVVFERESEGEIKQVKRTLFGPMNPYPQKKIITFNKHTNDFSFNVNYADLDYLPINEIKNLGDINLLEINVNGVTEAIKKNSGENVESKGIKAHFNMDDSGLLKLLSVEYVVEKTLTTNPEEEEGTFSKLGSTISKLFSGEEEKRPIEEEKPVHEEPPQEDKKNNTETPKNETETSKNITLKEEKESKPKIITLKESLKPTEKTLTIKNMTNTQIEASEAKLKKLNDIEKELTRRATALNNLESFVIDTQNKLYEDEYSQACTEEEKEKILKACTEASDWLYDEGSEADAETYEKKLSELKLLTRDLYIRVFEHKERPEAISALNNMLNGSRNFLDSARNLTKTNNPEKDVFTDVEIQTLEKIIVETEEWRDKELDEQGKIKKYEPVKLTVKMISEKMAALDREVKYLVNKIKLWKPKKVEKPVKEEKKDDGDEKKDEVVDDGETVESVEEEPQTEKTIEVEASKPAGSESEHTEL, from the coding sequence ATGAAATTGATTAGTCTTCTAGTATTCGTGATAAGTGTTCATTACGCGATTGGTTTGGCGGTGATGAGCATAGATTTTGGATCGGAATGGATGAAAATTGGGATTGTCTCGCCAGGTGTCCCCATGGAGATTGCTTTAAATaaagaatcaaaaagaaaaacgccTACGGTGATTAGTTTTAGAGATAACGTACGTACTTTTGGGGAGGATGCCCAAACCGTGGGGATTCGATTTCCGAAGAATTCTTATCAATATTTGTTAGAGTTGTTAGGTAAGAGTATTGATCACCCGATTGTTAAGAAATATCAAGAGAGGTTTCCGTATTACGAAATTGTTCCTGATGAGGAGAGAGGTACCATTAAATTTAAGCATGATGAAGAAACTTTTTATACCCCTGAAGAATTAATTGCTCAACTCCTTTTTAAAGCGAAAGAATTCGCGGAGCAGAGTGCTcaccaaaaaattaaagaatgcgTTATCACCGTTCCTGGTTATTTTAACCAAGTCGAGCGAAAAGCTTTATTGCAAGCTGCCAAATTCGCTGATTTAAAGGTTTTGCAGTTAATTAACGATTATATGGCTGTCGCTTTAAATTATGGGATTTTCCGCGCTAAAGATTTCAATGAAACGGCTCAATACATCATGTTTTATGATATGGGGGCCTTCTCCACCACCTCAACAATCGTTAGtttacaaaatgttaaaagtaaAGAGAGAGGTTATGTTGAGACTCATCCCCAAATTTCTGTGATTGGGGTTGGGTTTGATCGAACACTTGGGGGGTTAGAAATTCAAATTAGATTGCGAGATTATTTGGCGAAGAAATTTAACGAGATGAAAAAGACtaaaaatgatgtttttaaaaatcctaGATCGATGGCGAAACTTTTTAAGGAAGCGGGGAGGGTTAAGAACGTTTTGTCCGCTAATAACGATCATTACGCGCAAGTTGAGGGGCTTTTAGATGAGCAGGATTTTAGGGTGCAAGTTACGCGGGAGGATCTTGAAAATCTTCTTCCTGATTTCTTCGATCGCGTTAAAATCCCTGTTGAGCAAGCTTTAAAAACGGCGGGATTTTCGATGGATGTTATCTCGCAAGTTGTTTTGGTTGGGGCGGGGACCCGAGTTCCTAAGGTGCAAGAGATTCTGCGAGAGTTTGTGGGGCAAGATTTGGCTAAAAACTTGAATACTGATGAAGCTGCAGCTATGGGGGCTGTTTATAAAGCGGCCGATTTAAGCTCTGGGTTCCAGgtcaaaaagtttattactAAAGATGCGGTTTTATTCCCAGTTCAGGTTGTCTTTGAACGGGAAAGTGAGGGCGAAATCAAGCAGGTTAAGCGGACGCTTTTTGGCCCAATGAACCCATAtccgcaaaaaaaaattattacttttaataaacacacaaatgatttttcgtttaatgttaattatgcAGATTTAGATTACCTTccaataaatgaaataaaaaatttgggggatattaatttattagagATTAACGTAAATGGGGTAACAGAAGCAATCAAAAAGAATTCCGGGGAAAACGTCGAATCAAAAGGAATTAAGGCGCATTTTAACATGGACGATTCAGGTCTTTTAAAGCTCCTTTCTGTGGAATATGTTGTTGAAAAAACTTTAACCACTAACCCCGAAGAGGAGGAAGGAACGTTTTCGAAATTGGGTAGTACAATTAGTAAGTTATTTAGTGGGGAGGAGGAGAAGAGACCGATTGAGGAAGAAAAGCCGGTTCATGAAGAGCCGCCTCAAGAAGATAAAAAGAATAACACTGAAACGCCTAAAAATGAAAccgaaacatcaaaaaatatcactttaaaagaagaaaaagaatcaaaaCCTAAAATAATAACACTAAAAGAATCATTAAAACCCACCGAAAAAACCTTAACAATCAAAAACATGACAAACACCCAAATCGAAGCTTCCgaagctaaattaaaaaaattaaatgacatcgaaaaagaattaacacGAAGAGCGACCGCTTTAAACAACCTAGAAAGTTTCGTTATAGACACCCAAAATAAACTTTACGAAGACGAATACTCCCAAGCGTGTACCGAagaggaaaaagaaaaaattttaaaagcttGTACCGAAGCATCCGATTGGTTATACGACGAAGGATCAGAAGCCGATGCCGAAACgtacgaaaaaaaattatccgaattaaaattattaacccGCGATTTATACATACGCGTCTTCGAACATAAAGAACGCCCCGAAGCAATCTCGGCTTTAAATAATATGTTAAACGGGTCAAGAAATTTCTTAGATTCCGCTCGAAATCTTACGAAAACTAATAATCCGGAAAAAGATGTTTTTACAGACGTGGAAATACAAACGTTGGAGAAGATTATTGTTGAAACGGAAGAATGGAGGGATAAAGAACTTGATGAACagggtaaaattaaaaagtacgAACCTGTTAAGTTAACGGTGAAAATGATTTCGGAAAAAATGGCCGCGTTAGATCGGGAGGTGAAGTATTTGGTGAATAAGATTAAATTGTGGAAGCCGAAGAAAGTTGAAAAACCGGTTAAGGAGGAGAAGAAGGATGATGGGGATGAAAAGAAAGATGAAGTTGTGGATGATGGGGAAACTGTTGAGAGTGTTGAAGAGGAACCTCAAACTGAAAAAACGATTGAGGTTGAAGCTTCGAAACCCGCGGGAAGTGAATCTGAACATACGGaactttaa